The following coding sequences lie in one Klebsiella huaxiensis genomic window:
- a CDS encoding DEAD/DEAH box helicase: MSSAYDSLDPRVRKWVYKQGWSTLRPLQESSIPAILARDRDVLISAGTAAGKTEAFFLPACSAVADLTNGFGIVYISPLKALINDQYRRLGSLGDALEMPVTPWHGDVPQSKKQKARTNPAGILLITPESLESLLINSMGWLKQAFSSVAYIVIDEFHAFIGSERGVQLLSLLNRIDHVLGRQVNPIPRVALSATLGELDKMPEMLRPDKRLPCVTVTDSNSTATLQVQVKGYLERVIQKEEELQSSAEHDVCADIFRLCRGDSHLVFANSRKRTESIAATLSDMCEEQIVPNEFFPHHGSLAKELREALESRLQKGNLPTTAVCTMTLELGIDIGKVKSVIQVTPPHSVSSLRQRMGRSGRRNSPSVLRMLITENELSVTSSIVDHLRLQLVQSMAMIRLMISKQWFEPADARQMHYSTLLHQILAITAQWGGVRADQLWSQLCQTGPFRNVDLNDFKSLLKHMGACGLLTQLASGEMVVGAEGEKLTNHYTFYAVFNTPEEFRIVTGNRTLGTVPVDSPLLPDQHIIFGGRRWKVTEIETEKKVIYVEATKGGQPPQFSGGGMSVHDAVRQEMLAIYREGDYRIAIGSNKVDYADAAARNLFAEGCSNFQRFKLQNECFITSGQHCYVIPWMGDKVVNTITALLIRCGFKANSLAGIIEIDGSSVASVQQALKGMLLSGLPSAFDLAVNVPEKYLDKYDEYLPEFLLAKGFGEKAYDIEGACTWLKEHLQ; this comes from the coding sequence ATGAGCAGTGCCTACGATAGCCTCGATCCCCGCGTCCGTAAGTGGGTTTACAAGCAGGGGTGGTCTACATTAAGGCCCTTGCAGGAGAGTTCTATCCCGGCAATTTTAGCCCGTGATCGAGACGTGCTAATCAGTGCAGGTACAGCAGCGGGTAAAACTGAGGCTTTCTTTCTTCCTGCCTGTTCGGCAGTTGCAGATCTCACGAATGGATTTGGCATCGTCTATATCAGTCCGTTGAAGGCATTGATTAACGATCAGTACCGTCGTCTTGGGAGCCTTGGAGATGCATTGGAAATGCCAGTGACTCCCTGGCACGGGGATGTACCACAAAGCAAAAAGCAGAAGGCTCGGACGAACCCTGCTGGCATTTTACTGATTACACCTGAGTCACTTGAGTCTTTGCTCATAAATTCAATGGGCTGGCTCAAACAGGCGTTTTCTTCAGTCGCATACATCGTTATTGATGAGTTTCATGCTTTTATTGGCTCAGAGCGTGGTGTACAGCTGCTTTCTCTGCTCAATAGAATTGACCATGTGCTAGGACGCCAGGTAAATCCAATTCCCCGCGTTGCGTTGAGTGCCACGCTGGGGGAACTGGATAAAATGCCCGAAATGTTGCGCCCGGACAAACGACTCCCCTGCGTAACTGTTACAGATAGTAATAGCACGGCCACTCTTCAGGTACAGGTCAAAGGGTACCTGGAGCGAGTGATCCAAAAAGAGGAAGAACTTCAGAGTTCAGCTGAACATGACGTTTGCGCTGATATTTTTAGACTTTGCCGTGGCGATTCTCATCTGGTCTTTGCAAACAGTCGAAAGCGCACTGAAAGCATTGCGGCAACGCTGAGCGACATGTGTGAGGAACAAATTGTTCCGAATGAATTCTTTCCCCACCATGGTTCCCTTGCCAAGGAATTACGTGAGGCGCTTGAATCTCGTCTTCAGAAAGGAAATCTGCCCACAACAGCTGTTTGTACAATGACGCTCGAGTTGGGAATTGATATAGGTAAGGTTAAGTCGGTTATACAAGTTACGCCTCCGCATTCTGTTTCCAGTCTACGTCAGCGTATGGGACGTTCTGGGCGACGCAACTCTCCATCAGTTCTAAGAATGCTAATTACAGAAAATGAGCTTAGTGTAACTAGCAGTATCGTTGACCACCTACGGCTGCAGTTGGTCCAGTCGATGGCAATGATCAGATTGATGATCTCTAAACAATGGTTTGAACCAGCAGATGCTCGACAGATGCATTATTCCACGCTGTTGCACCAGATTCTTGCTATTACGGCACAATGGGGCGGAGTTCGTGCCGACCAGCTCTGGTCGCAACTATGCCAGACAGGACCATTTAGAAATGTAGATTTAAACGATTTCAAAAGCCTGCTTAAACATATGGGAGCATGTGGCCTACTCACTCAACTTGCTAGCGGCGAAATGGTTGTTGGGGCAGAGGGGGAGAAACTGACTAACCATTACACGTTTTATGCCGTGTTCAATACACCAGAAGAGTTCCGCATTGTCACCGGAAACAGAACCCTTGGAACAGTGCCTGTGGACTCCCCACTGCTACCAGACCAACACATCATCTTCGGTGGGCGGCGCTGGAAAGTGACAGAGATCGAGACAGAGAAAAAAGTTATCTATGTAGAGGCGACCAAAGGCGGTCAGCCACCACAATTTAGTGGGGGAGGTATGTCTGTTCATGATGCCGTTCGTCAGGAAATGCTCGCTATCTATAGGGAAGGTGATTACCGCATAGCAATAGGTAGCAACAAAGTAGATTATGCCGATGCTGCCGCCAGAAACCTATTTGCGGAAGGCTGTAGTAACTTTCAGCGTTTTAAACTTCAAAATGAGTGTTTTATTACGAGTGGACAACACTGTTATGTAATACCCTGGATGGGGGATAAAGTTGTCAATACGATTACAGCCTTGCTCATACGCTGTGGTTTTAAAGCTAATTCATTGGCTGGAATTATAGAAATTGACGGCTCAAGTGTCGCTTCTGTTCAACAGGCACTTAAAGGTATGCTGCTGTCAGGCTTGCCTTCAGCGTTTGATCTTGCTGTAAATGTTCCAGAAAAGTACTTAGATAAATATGATGAATATTTACCAGAGTTTCTGCTTGCGAAAGGATTTGGGGAAAAAGCGTATGACATTGAAGGCGCGTGTACCTGGCTGAAAGAACATCTTCAGTAA